CTTATATTCGAGCGATTGCCAGAGATTTAGGTGAAAGATTAAGTATTGGCGGCCACTTAACCTCACTTCGTCGTACTTTAGTTTCACCATTTACTTTGCAAGATTGTCAATCCTTGGCTAACGCGCCATTGATCTCTATCACTTCAGTAATTGAAAAACTATTTCCGATCAGAAAATTGGATTTATCCCAAAGCAGAGAGATCACATTTGGCCGAGTGATTGAACAAAACCAACAAAGTGGGATTGTGGCAGCCCTGGATTCACAAGATAATTTCCTGGCTTTACTAGAGAACAAGTTACAAGGTTCACAAGTTATGGCTGCTCCAATATTAGTTAAGGTCAGTGAGTAATTATGTTTTATGAAAGAATACGCAGATGAAGGTATTAGCTCTTGGAATTTTTGATGGAGTGCACGCAGGCCATCAACAGATAATTGCAACTGCAAAACATCTAGGTGAAGTAACAGTTATGACCTTTGATCCTCATCCAACATCTGTGGTTGCACCCGAGCGCACACCCTCACAATTGATCTCTGTTAAAGATCGAATTGATTTACTCAAGCAAGCAGGTGCTAGCCATGTGGAGATAGTTAACTTCAATAAGGATTTTTCACAGCTATCCCCAGATCAATTCATTGAAGATGTTTTACTTGGCCGATTTAAAGCCGAGCATGTTGTGATTGGTGAGAACTTTAATTTTGGCTTTAAAGCCCAAGGTTCACCAAAGTACTTATCAGAGGTTGGACCTAAGTATGGCTTTGGTGTTTCAATAGTTAAATTGAAAGAAGAGCGTGGTTCCACAATTTCTTCAACTCGAATTAGAAGTCTAATTATTGATGGTGAGATTGAGCGGGCTAATGAGTTGCTAACAAGAAGTTTTTATTTAAAGGGCCCAGTTGTGCATGGTGAAAAGCGGGGAAGAGAAATTGGATATCCAACCGCCAATCTTGGATTAACTTCACTTGCCACAATTCCAGCAGATGGTGTTTACGCCGGTTGGTTAAGTGTTGGTGAAAAAAGATGGGCAGCTGCAATATCAATTGGAACAAATCCAACTTTTCCAGGAGTTAGAGGAAGACAAGTGGAAGCGTATGCAATTGATCAAGTCGGATTAGATTTATATGATCAAGAAGCAAAGATCGAATTTGGTTTTAGATTACGTGACACCTTAAAGTTTGATGGATTAGCACCACTTCTTGAGCAGATGAAAAAAGATTGTGATCAGGCAAGGGAATTGACCAGTAAATAACGCTCAAATACGCGTGGATTTTAAGTATCAACTACTGCGCTGGTAATCTTGCCTTTACTAAAGCGAGAAGGTGCGCCTTCGTGAATAACACCGAGGCCCTCGTGACAGACAGAAGGAGCAATACAAATGGCATTAACGCCAGAAGTTAAAAAGGAAATAGTAAGTAAGTACGGCTCATCTGCAACTGACACAGGTAGCCCAGAAGCACAGGTAGCACTTCTTTCAAAGCGTATTGATGAGATAACACAACATTTGCAGACAAATAAGAAAGATCATCACAACCGTCGTGGTTTGTTATTGATGGTCGGTAAGCGTCGTCGGATTTTGCAGTACCTCGCCAAGACAGATATTGAGCGCTATAGAGCGATTATCGAAAAGCTCGATCTTCGCCGTTAAATAACAATCAGCAAAAAACTTTATCGCTAAGAGTTTTGGTCCTCGGTAGTGGTTTCCGGAAAACGATTTTCCGTGAACTTCGATCGAAGATCCATTCTCTAGATTTAAAGTGTTGAGAAATGGAGATGACCCATGGAGGGTCAAGATGTGCAATCAGCCGTTGCAAAAATAGACAACGGTAAATTTGGAAAGCGGGAGATCCGCTTTGAAACTGGCCGACTAGCTCGGCAAGCAGCGGGAACAGCCGTTGTTTATTTAGATGATGACAGCATGTTGCTATCTGCAACTACTGCATCAAAAAATCCGAAGGATCAATTTGATTTCTTCCCACTAACAGTTGATGTGGAAGAGCGAATGTATGCAGCTGGAAAAATTCCAGGATCATTTTTCCGTCGTGAAGGACGTCCTTCAGAGGATGCAATCCTTACTTGTCGATTAATCGATCGCCCACTACGTCCATCCTTTATTAAGGGATTACGTAATGAGGTTCAGATTGTTGTAACTGTCATGGCGTTAAATCCAGATCACATGTATGACGTGATTGCGATCAACGCAGCATCAATGTCAACACAATTAGCAGGACTGCCATTTTCTGGCCCAATCGGTGGAGTGCGAGTTGCACTAATCGAAGGTCAATGGGTTGCTTTCCCAAATCACTCTGATTTAGATAAAGCTGTCTTTGACATGGTAGTTGCTGGTCGAATTTCAGATGGTGATGTTGCAATCATGATGGTTGAGGCTGAAGCCACTGTTAAGACAATTGAATTAATAAAGGGTGGCGCAACAGTGCCAACTGAAGAGATTGTCGGACAAGGACTTGAGGCAGCAAAGCCATTTATTAAGATACTTTGCGAGGCTCAGTTAGCACTTGCTAAGAAATCGGCAAAGCCAACTGGTGAGTTCCCAGTATTCCTTGAGTACCAAGATGATGTTTATGCAGTTGTTGAAAAGGCTGCTAAAGATGATCTAACCAAGGCGCTAACAATTGCTGGTAAGCAAGAGCGTGAAACTAAGTTAGATGAAATCAATAAGAGTGTTACTGAGAAAATCAGCGTAGATTTTTCAGAGCGCACTAAAGAGATTTCAGCAGCACTTAGATCAGTAACTAAGAAGTTAGTTCGTCAACGGGTATTACGAGATAAAATTCGTATTGATGGACGTGGATTGCGCGATATTCGTGCATTAACTGCTGAGGTTGAGGTAATTCCTCGAGTCCATGGCTCTGCAATATTTGAACGCGGTGAGACTCAGATTTTGGGTATCACAACATTAAATATGCTTAAGATGGAACAGCAACTAGATACTCTTTCACCAGAGGATCACAAGCGTTATATGCATAACTACAACTTCCCACCATATTCTGTTGGTGAAACTGGAAGAGTTGGATCTCCAAAGCGACGCGAAATTGGGCATGGTGCACTAGCTGAACGTGCTCTTGTTCCAGTTCTGCCAACTCGCGAAGAGTTTCCATATGCAATTCGTCAGGTTTCAGAAGCACTTGGATCAAATGGATCAACATCCATGGGATCAGTTTGTGCTTCCACAATGTCATTGCTAAATGCAGGCGTGCCACTTAAGGCTGCTGTTGCAGGTATTGCAATGGGATTAATCTCTGATGATGTTGATGGTAAGACTGAATATGTAGCATTGACCGATATCTTGGGTGCAGAGGATGCATTCGGCGATATGGACTTTAAGGTTGCTGGTACAAAAGAGTTTGTTACCGCACTTCAGTTAGATACAAAACTTGATGGAATTCCTGCATCAGTTCTATCTGCTGCACTTTTGCAAGCAAAAGAAGCAAGACTTGCAATTTTAGATGTTATGAATCAAGCAATTTCATCTCCTGATGAAATGTCACTGCTAGCGCCAAGAATTATTTCAATCAAGGTGCCAGTTGACATGATTGGTGCAGTTATCGGGCCTAAGGGCAAGATGATTAACCAGATTCAAGATGAGACTGGTGCTGATATCACCATCGAAGATGATGGAACTATTTATATCGGAGCAACTGAAGGATCAGCTGCTGAAGCTGCGAAAGCGCAGATTAATGCGATCGCAAATCCAGTGCAGTTATCAGTTGGCGATAAGTTCAATGGGTCAGTTGTGAAACTGGCAACCTTTGGTGCTTTCGTAAATCTTGCTCCAGGTAAAGATGGCTTGCTACACATCTCGCAGATTCGCAAGATGCACGGTGGTAAGCGAATTGAAAACCTTGAAGAAGTTATGAAGGTTGGAGAGAAGATTGAAGTTGTAATTAATGAGATTGACCCTAAGGGTAAGTACTCATTGGTTCCTGCAAATCTTCCAGAGGAAGCTAAGAGCGAGTAATTTGGCAAGAACAGTTCTTCCTAGTGGCTTGCGAATAGTCACTGAAGAGGAAAAATCTGTTCGCTCTGCAGCTTTTGGTATTTGGGTCAATGTTGGCTCTCGCGATGAATCACTTTCAACCGCGGGAGCTTCACATTTTCTAGAACATCTTTTGTTTAAAGGAACTAAGAGACGAACTTCCTTAGAGATTTCCTCAGCGATTGAAGCTGTTGGTGGTGAAACAAATGCATTCACATCTAAGGAGTACACCTGTTTTTACGCACGAGTTATAGATAAAGATCTACCTCTGGCAGTTGATGTCATAAGTGACTTAATTACCTCTTCAGTTGTAAAGCAAGAAGATGTTGATGCAGAGCGCAAGGTTGTTTTAGAAGAAATTGCGATGCGAGATGATGATCCAAGTGATTTAATTCATGATCTATTTCTTGAAAAATACTATGGAGATACGCCATTAGGTCGACCTATTTTGGGCACAGTTGAATCTATTAAATCTATGCAGCGAAGCACAGTCTTTAACTACTACAAGAATCGATATCAACCAAGTGATCTTGTGGTGGCAGTGGCAGGAAACTTCAAGCATAAGAATGTTGTAAATATGGTTGAAGATGCTCTAAGTAAAGATGGTTTCTTACATCAACCAAAGAGTGATTATGCATTGCGAACCTCCGGAAAAATTAAAGTACCTGGTCGGGGTGAAGTAACTTTGCTTGATCGCAAAACTGAGCAGGCTCACATAATTTATGGTGTACCGAGTGTGGCTAGAGATGATAAAAAAAGATTTGCTTTAAGCATTTTGTCTTCAGCACTCGGTGGTGGAATGTCCTCTCGATTATTTCAAGAGATAAGAGAAAAGCGTGGTCTGGCTTATTCAACTTATGCCTATAACCAACAATTTGCAGGCAGTGGAGTTTTATCTTTCTATGTTGGTTGCAAGCCAGAAAAAGCTGAAGAGGCAATTAAAATCATTCAATCGATATTGCAAGATGTGGCAGCAAATGGATTAACTGATGAGGAGATCACTCGCGCAAAGGGTGCTGTCTCTGGGGCGCTAGTTCTTAGCCAGGAGGACACTGGATCTCGAATGACTCGAATCGGTAAAAGTGAGTTGGTATATGGACAAGTTCTTAGCTTTGATGAAATTCTGCGTGAGATTGCCGATGTAACACAGGATCAAATAAAGGAAATTGCACGCCAAATCCTGCCGGAATCTCCTACCCTTGCGGTAGTGGGACCGTTTAGATCCACAAGTAAATTTGAAAGGCTGATCAAATGAAGGTTGCAGTATTAGGCGCCAAGGGAAGAATGGGCGCAGAAGCAGTGGCAGCAATTAATTCTGCAACTGATTTAACTTTAAGTGCTGCCTTAGATTTAGGTGATTCACTAGATCAACTAGTTTCAACTGGTACCGAAGTTATAGTCGATTTCACTACGCCTGATTCAGTAATGAAAAATCTTGAGTTTGCTATCAATAATGATATTCACGTTGTAGTTGGAACTACTGGCTTTGACGATAAGAAACTTGAACAGCTTAAAAGTTTGTTAAGTAATCACCCAAAAGTGGGAGCGCTAATCGCCCCAAACTTTGGTTTAGGCGCAGTTTTGATGATGCAATTCTCCCAGACCGCTGCAAAGTATTTTGAAAGTGCTGAAATTGTTGAGATGCATCATGCGAATAAGGTTGATGCCCCATCTGGAACTGCAATTCGAACTGCACAAATGATTACAGATGCCAGAAAGCAAAGTAAAAAGTCGGCAATGCCTGATGCAACTAAATCTGAGTTACCTGGTGCACGGGGTGGAAAAGTTGGGGATGTGCCGGTGCACTCAATTAGATCTCATGGATATGTTGCACATCAAGAGGTTATTTTCGGTGACGCTGGAGAGACTTTAACAATTCGCCATGACTCAATAAATCGGGCAGGATTTATGCCAGGAGTACTAATCGGGGTTAGAAATGTTGCAAAACATCCGGGCCTTACCGTAGGTTTGGAAAACTATATGGGAGGCATGTAATGAGTGAAATAACTATGTACGGAGCAGAGTGGTGCGGAGATTGCCGTAGATCTAAGAAGTTCTTAGATGCTAATAACGTTAAGTACAACTACATCGATGTCGAAGCAGATGCATCTGCCTCAGATAAGGTGATTGAAATCAACGGTGGCATGCGATCAATTCCAGTAATTCTATTTTCAGATGGAACACACCTTACAGAGCCATCAGACGCAGCGTTAAAAGAAAAATTAGAGGCGCTAAAAGTTCTTTAAAACCAGTTATAAATTGCCGCAGATGTGATTGCGGCTGAGATAACAACTACTGGAAATGGCGCTTTGAACTTAAGTGCCACCAGCGCTACTAGTACTCCAGCAAATCTTTGATCAAGAACTAGTTCTTTCTTATTGGCAAAGGTTTGTACACCCACTAATGCGCTAAGAAGAACTATTGGAACTAGTGCGTTGATTCGCATAAAGCTTGGTCGATTAAGCCATTTTTCTGGAACGCTATGGCCGATATATTTATTTAAAAAAGCGGTAAAACTTGCCCCGAGTACTGCAATCCAGATGGCGCTCATCGTTTTAATCCAAAAATTACAGCAAGTAGCACTGTCGTAATAATAGGAATACCAGCGGGTGTGATCGGCGTCAGTAATAAAGCCCATGCAATAGCTACAGCTGAAACTACAAAGTGAGTTTTGTTTTTAAGACGTGGCCAAATCAAGCCACAAAAAGCGGCTGGAACTGCAGCATCTAATCCCCAAACTGATGGATCTCCGATTGCACTGGCACCTAAAGCACCAAGGAAGGTGAATAGATTCCAAAAGACATAAACACCAATTCCGGTAACATAAAAACCTCTTCTGCGATCAGCATCATTTTCCTGCAAGGTCGCAACTGCTGTTGATTCATCAATAGTTATTTGTGCGGCCAGGATTCTTTTTAATCCCTTAACTTTTAATATTGGCGCCATTTGAAGGCCATAAAGTGCGTTTCTAAATCCAAGCAAGGTTGAAGTTGCAATTGCACTCACTGCTGAGCCACCAGCTCCCATAATTCCGACCACTGCAAATTGCGATGCACCAGAGAAGAGCAAGATTGAAAGCAGGCAGGTTTGCAGGATTGAAAAGCCTGCAGTCACACCAGCGGCCCCAAAGGCGGCGCCATAAAGTCCTACGGTAAATGCAACGCTAAGGGCGGTTCGATCGACTTGAGTCCTTTTTGAATTTACTGACACGCCGACACTTTAATCCAGCCAATCATCAATCACCAAAGATAGGGTCGCAACCATGAGTGATGAGATCATATTTAGAGACGATATGTCAGTAGAGCTTGTTAAATCAAGTGCAAGTGATGCTGATGTTATTTGGGCAGCCCGTGTTTCAACCGCCGGTGATAAGTCATTGGAAGATGTTGGCGCTGATGCGGCGAAATCAGAAGGTCTCATTAATTATTTAGCACGTGAGCGACATGGCTCTCCATTTGAACATACCTCGATGACTTTTTTCATATCTGCTCCTATTTTTGTTTTCCGTGAGTTTATGAGACATCGGATTGCCTCATACAATGAAGAAAGTGGAAGATATCGAGAGTTAAAACCTGTTTTTTATATTCCAAGCAAAGAACGAAAATTAGTGCAGATTGGTAAAGCTGGTGCTTATACATTTGTTGATGGGACACCAGAACAGTTTGAAATTACAGTTGATGCAATTAAAGAAACTTGTAAATTGGCCTATGCAAATTATCAAAAAATGTTAGAGGCGGGTGTGGCACGTGAAGTTGCAAGAGCAGTATTACCAGTGACTTTGTACTCATCTATGTATGTCACAATGAATGCAAGAGCTTTAATGAATTTTCTTTCACTAAGAACTGCGCGCGAAGGTTCACATTTTCCTTCATATCCACAACGGGAAATTGAGATGGTGGCCGAGAAAATGGAAGCACATTTTGCCAAGTTAATGCCGATTACCTACGGAGCATTTCAAAAATCTGGCCGCATAGCCCCATAAATAAGCGGTAGCCTTAACCCATGCAAATTACACCACCATTTGGTCGGCTAATCACCGCCATGGTCACTCCATTTTCAAAGTCAGGTGAGATTGATTGGGCTGGTGTTGAAAAGATCGCGGCACATTTAGTTTCAACTGGCCATGATGGAATTGCAGTTAATGGCACAACTGGTGAGGCACCAACTACTTCTGATGATGAAAAAGATCAGATAATTAAGATTGTCCGCAAAGTTGTGGGAGATAAAATCAAAATAGTTGCTGGCGCTGGAAATAATGAAACATCTCACTCAGTTGAACAAGCACAGCGCGCTGCAAAAGCAGGTGCAGATGGATTATTAGTTGTTACCCCTTATTACAACAAACCACCACAAGCTGGTATCGAAGCTCACTTTAGAGCAATGGCAGATGCCACTGATTTACCAGTCATGATGTATGACATTCCTGGTCGTACTGGTGTTGAAATTGAGTCAGATACGATCGTAAAACTTGCAGAACATAAAAATATTGCAGCTTTGAAAGATGCAAAAGGCAATCCGGCAGCAACTTCATGGGTAATTAAACGCTCTTCAATTCCTGTTTATTCTGGTGATGACATTTTGAATCTGCCATTACTTTCAGTGGGCGCAGTGGGTTTTGTTTCAGTTTGTGGTCACACAGTTGGCGCAGATTTAAGAGTCATGCTCGATGCTTGGTTTGCTGGAAATTCTGTTAAAGCGCTAGAGATGCATCAAAAGCTTCTGCCAGTATTTACTGGAACATTCCGCACTCAAGGTGCGATATTAACTAAGGCTGCGTTAAATTTGATGGGCCTTCCTGGCGGATTTACAAGATTGCCACTTGTTGATGCAACTGATGCGCAAATTGCGCAATTAAAGGTTGATCTGCAAGCAGGCGGCGTTAAATTAAAATAATTAGATGAATCATCCCCATCCTGGACTGCCTTACCCTGCGAAGTTAGCTAAGAAAACTCTTCGAATAGTAGCTCTTGGCGGCTTAGGCGAAATCGGCCGCAACATGACAGTTTTTGAGTATGAAGGAAGATTATTAATTGTTGATTGTGGTGTGTTATTTCCAGGGGAAGATCAACCAGGTATTGATTTAATTTTGCCTGATTTTTCATATCTGAAAGATCGAATGAATGACATTGAGGCGATATTTCTTACCCACGGGCATGAAGATCATATTGGCGCTGTTCCTTATTTACTTAGAGAGCGCAGTGATATTCGAATTATTGGATCTCAGTTAACACTTGCATTTGTTGCTCCTAAGTTAAAAGAGCGCAGAATAACTGCTCCGATGACTCAGGTTAAAGCTGGACAAGTTGAACAAGTTGGACCATTTACCTTGGAGTTTGTAACAGTAAATCACTCAATTCCTGATTCATTGGCGGTTGCGATTAAAACACCTGCCGGAGTTATCTTGCACACTGGAGATTTTAAAATGGACAAAATGCCACTAGATGGCAAAGTAACGGATTTAGAAACCTTCGCCAGGTTAGGAAAAGAAGGAGTCGATTTATTCTTAGTTGACTCAACAAATGCTGATGTGCCAGGACTAACTGTGGCAGAAAAAGACATCTATCCAGCATTAAAAGAGGCGATTGATAAGACACCAAGAAGAGTTGTTGTTACCTCATTTGCATCCCATGTTCACAGAATTCAGCAGGTATTAAACGCTGCTAATGAATCCAACCGTAAGGTTGCATATGTTGGTAGGTCGATGATCCGAAATATGAAGTTGGCAGAGGACTTAGGTTATTTAAAGGTGCCAAATGGTTTAGTGGTTGATTACAAAGACATTGATACATTCGGTGACAAAATAGTCTTGGTTTGTACTGGCTCACAAGGTGAGCCACTTGCAGCACTTTCTAGAATTGCAAATGGAGACCATGAAATCCAAGTTGGTAAAGGTGACACAGTAGTTTTAGCCTCGTCACTTATTCCTGGCAATGAAAAATCTGTTTATCGTGTTATAAATGAATTAACTAGATTTGGCGCTCATGTTGTTCATAAAGGCAATGCAATGGTTCACGTATCTGGACATGCATCAGCTGGGGAGCTACTTCACTGTTATGAAGTTGTTAAACCTAAAAACGTTTTACCAGTCCATGGTGAGTGGCGACATATGAGAGCAAATGCTGATCTTGCCATGAAGTCTGGTTTGTCTGAGCACAACGTTGTAATTGCTGAGAATGGAATTACCATTGATGTGGCAGATGGCCATGCTGACATATCAGGTTCAGTACCTTGCGGTTATGTTTATGTTGATGGACAAAGTGTTGGCGAGATAACTGAAAGCTCACTAAAGGATCGTCGAATTTTAGGTGATGAAGGGTTTATCTCAGTTGTAGTTGTTATAGATTCCCAAAGCGGAAAGATAGTTGCAGGTCCTGATATACACGCTCGTGGATTTACTGAGGATAAAACTTTATTTGATGATGTTAAAGGCGATATTGAAAAAGCATTAAGTAAGGCAGTTGCAGGTGGATTTAATGGTACGCATCAACTATCTCAAGTAGTACGTAAAACCATTGGCAGCTGGGTGGGGGAGGAACATCGTCGTAAGCCGATGATCATTCCGTTAGTTGTTGAGGTTTAATAAACCTTTTTTCTTAACTTTCTAGCCAAAGTGCGTGCCGATTACGGCTTGAAATTAACTTATTCTTTAGGCTTATCTTCTTATGGCAAAGAAAAAATCAACAAAGAAATCTAATTTCTTTGCACCTCTTCTACGGGGCATTGGCTGGCTTTGGCGTTTAATCGCAAGTGCAATCGGCAGCAGCGTTCGCTTTATATTTAGATCCTCCAAAGAGTTAGATCCAGCTCACCAACGAGATGGGATTGCTTTCTTTTTATTTATTCTGGCCCTAATTTCTGCTGCTGGTGTTTGGTTTGATCTTGATAACCAATTAGGTAGAGCGACCTATTCATTCTTATTTGGGGGATTTGGCCTACTAGCAAACATAGTTCCAGTCATGTTCATATTTTTTGCATATCGGCTATTT
The Candidatus Nanopelagicus limnes DNA segment above includes these coding regions:
- the dapA gene encoding 4-hydroxy-tetrahydrodipicolinate synthase, translating into MQITPPFGRLITAMVTPFSKSGEIDWAGVEKIAAHLVSTGHDGIAVNGTTGEAPTTSDDEKDQIIKIVRKVVGDKIKIVAGAGNNETSHSVEQAQRAAKAGADGLLVVTPYYNKPPQAGIEAHFRAMADATDLPVMMYDIPGRTGVEIESDTIVKLAEHKNIAALKDAKGNPAATSWVIKRSSIPVYSGDDILNLPLLSVGAVGFVSVCGHTVGADLRVMLDAWFAGNSVKALEMHQKLLPVFTGTFRTQGAILTKAALNLMGLPGGFTRLPLVDATDAQIAQLKVDLQAGGVKLK
- the thyX gene encoding FAD-dependent thymidylate synthase, which codes for MSDEIIFRDDMSVELVKSSASDADVIWAARVSTAGDKSLEDVGADAAKSEGLINYLARERHGSPFEHTSMTFFISAPIFVFREFMRHRIASYNEESGRYRELKPVFYIPSKERKLVQIGKAGAYTFVDGTPEQFEITVDAIKETCKLAYANYQKMLEAGVAREVARAVLPVTLYSSMYVTMNARALMNFLSLRTAREGSHFPSYPQREIEMVAEKMEAHFAKLMPITYGAFQKSGRIAP
- a CDS encoding AzlC family ABC transporter permease, with the protein product MSVNSKRTQVDRTALSVAFTVGLYGAAFGAAGVTAGFSILQTCLLSILLFSGASQFAVVGIMGAGGSAVSAIATSTLLGFRNALYGLQMAPILKVKGLKRILAAQITIDESTAVATLQENDADRRRGFYVTGIGVYVFWNLFTFLGALGASAIGDPSVWGLDAAVPAAFCGLIWPRLKNKTHFVVSAVAIAWALLLTPITPAGIPIITTVLLAVIFGLKR
- a CDS encoding bifunctional riboflavin kinase/FAD synthetase → MKVLALGIFDGVHAGHQQIIATAKHLGEVTVMTFDPHPTSVVAPERTPSQLISVKDRIDLLKQAGASHVEIVNFNKDFSQLSPDQFIEDVLLGRFKAEHVVIGENFNFGFKAQGSPKYLSEVGPKYGFGVSIVKLKEERGSTISSTRIRSLIIDGEIERANELLTRSFYLKGPVVHGEKRGREIGYPTANLGLTSLATIPADGVYAGWLSVGEKRWAAAISIGTNPTFPGVRGRQVEAYAIDQVGLDLYDQEAKIEFGFRLRDTLKFDGLAPLLEQMKKDCDQARELTSK
- a CDS encoding polyribonucleotide nucleotidyltransferase, with the protein product MEGQDVQSAVAKIDNGKFGKREIRFETGRLARQAAGTAVVYLDDDSMLLSATTASKNPKDQFDFFPLTVDVEERMYAAGKIPGSFFRREGRPSEDAILTCRLIDRPLRPSFIKGLRNEVQIVVTVMALNPDHMYDVIAINAASMSTQLAGLPFSGPIGGVRVALIEGQWVAFPNHSDLDKAVFDMVVAGRISDGDVAIMMVEAEATVKTIELIKGGATVPTEEIVGQGLEAAKPFIKILCEAQLALAKKSAKPTGEFPVFLEYQDDVYAVVEKAAKDDLTKALTIAGKQERETKLDEINKSVTEKISVDFSERTKEISAALRSVTKKLVRQRVLRDKIRIDGRGLRDIRALTAEVEVIPRVHGSAIFERGETQILGITTLNMLKMEQQLDTLSPEDHKRYMHNYNFPPYSVGETGRVGSPKRREIGHGALAERALVPVLPTREEFPYAIRQVSEALGSNGSTSMGSVCASTMSLLNAGVPLKAAVAGIAMGLISDDVDGKTEYVALTDILGAEDAFGDMDFKVAGTKEFVTALQLDTKLDGIPASVLSAALLQAKEARLAILDVMNQAISSPDEMSLLAPRIISIKVPVDMIGAVIGPKGKMINQIQDETGADITIEDDGTIYIGATEGSAAEAAKAQINAIANPVQLSVGDKFNGSVVKLATFGAFVNLAPGKDGLLHISQIRKMHGGKRIENLEEVMKVGEKIEVVINEIDPKGKYSLVPANLPEEAKSE
- a CDS encoding ribonuclease J, giving the protein MNHPHPGLPYPAKLAKKTLRIVALGGLGEIGRNMTVFEYEGRLLIVDCGVLFPGEDQPGIDLILPDFSYLKDRMNDIEAIFLTHGHEDHIGAVPYLLRERSDIRIIGSQLTLAFVAPKLKERRITAPMTQVKAGQVEQVGPFTLEFVTVNHSIPDSLAVAIKTPAGVILHTGDFKMDKMPLDGKVTDLETFARLGKEGVDLFLVDSTNADVPGLTVAEKDIYPALKEAIDKTPRRVVVTSFASHVHRIQQVLNAANESNRKVAYVGRSMIRNMKLAEDLGYLKVPNGLVVDYKDIDTFGDKIVLVCTGSQGEPLAALSRIANGDHEIQVGKGDTVVLASSLIPGNEKSVYRVINELTRFGAHVVHKGNAMVHVSGHASAGELLHCYEVVKPKNVLPVHGEWRHMRANADLAMKSGLSEHNVVIAENGITIDVADGHADISGSVPCGYVYVDGQSVGEITESSLKDRRILGDEGFISVVVVIDSQSGKIVAGPDIHARGFTEDKTLFDDVKGDIEKALSKAVAGGFNGTHQLSQVVRKTIGSWVGEEHRRKPMIIPLVVEV
- a CDS encoding M16 family metallopeptidase, whose translation is MARTVLPSGLRIVTEEEKSVRSAAFGIWVNVGSRDESLSTAGASHFLEHLLFKGTKRRTSLEISSAIEAVGGETNAFTSKEYTCFYARVIDKDLPLAVDVISDLITSSVVKQEDVDAERKVVLEEIAMRDDDPSDLIHDLFLEKYYGDTPLGRPILGTVESIKSMQRSTVFNYYKNRYQPSDLVVAVAGNFKHKNVVNMVEDALSKDGFLHQPKSDYALRTSGKIKVPGRGEVTLLDRKTEQAHIIYGVPSVARDDKKRFALSILSSALGGGMSSRLFQEIREKRGLAYSTYAYNQQFAGSGVLSFYVGCKPEKAEEAIKIIQSILQDVAANGLTDEEITRAKGAVSGALVLSQEDTGSRMTRIGKSELVYGQVLSFDEILREIADVTQDQIKEIARQILPESPTLAVVGPFRSTSKFERLIK
- the rpsO gene encoding 30S ribosomal protein S15, whose amino-acid sequence is MALTPEVKKEIVSKYGSSATDTGSPEAQVALLSKRIDEITQHLQTNKKDHHNRRGLLLMVGKRRRILQYLAKTDIERYRAIIEKLDLRR
- a CDS encoding glutaredoxin domain-containing protein, with product MSEITMYGAEWCGDCRRSKKFLDANNVKYNYIDVEADASASDKVIEINGGMRSIPVILFSDGTHLTEPSDAALKEKLEALKVL
- a CDS encoding AzlD domain-containing protein, yielding MSAIWIAVLGASFTAFLNKYIGHSVPEKWLNRPSFMRINALVPIVLLSALVGVQTFANKKELVLDQRFAGVLVALVALKFKAPFPVVVISAAITSAAIYNWF
- the dapB gene encoding 4-hydroxy-tetrahydrodipicolinate reductase, giving the protein MKVAVLGAKGRMGAEAVAAINSATDLTLSAALDLGDSLDQLVSTGTEVIVDFTTPDSVMKNLEFAINNDIHVVVGTTGFDDKKLEQLKSLLSNHPKVGALIAPNFGLGAVLMMQFSQTAAKYFESAEIVEMHHANKVDAPSGTAIRTAQMITDARKQSKKSAMPDATKSELPGARGGKVGDVPVHSIRSHGYVAHQEVIFGDAGETLTIRHDSINRAGFMPGVLIGVRNVAKHPGLTVGLENYMGGM